Below is a window of Spirochaetota bacterium DNA.
GCAGAAATATTATTTATTTTCATTAAATATTATTAAATAAAATATTTATTTATTTACAACTACAAAAACATAGAGCAAATTGTAATTTTCATCTTGATTAAATGGTTTTAGCATAATAGTTTTTGGATTTTGATTAAACTCAAGAAGTATAAACTCACTATCAACAACTTTTAAAATATCATTTAAATTCTTATACGAAATATATAGAGTAATTGGTTCCTGCCTAAATTCACAACTCATAAAATTTTCTACATTACCAGCTTCATTACTTTTATATACTAGATGTAAGCTATCTTTATTAAAATCAAAAATAACAGTATCATCTAATGAAGAAATTAAAGGGGATAACATTTTTAACTTTTTCTTCAGTTCTTCTAAATCAAGTTTGACATTATAGTAACAATTGCTTAAAATAATCCTTTTATATTCAGGAAAGTTTGGTTCTAGAAGAAAAGATTGAATTAAAATATTATCCGCAAGCAAAATAACTTTTTTAGGAAATATTCCAAACATAATATTATCATTAGCAATATTAATTTTATTTAATATATTAAAGAACTTGTTAGGAATAATAGCTTTTATTTCAGGATCAAAATCAAATTGATATGAATAAGCAAGTCTTTTTTTATCAGTTGCAACAAAAGCAATTTTATCATCTTTCTTCTCAACAAGAATACCATTTAATGAATAATACTTATCCACATCTGAAGCTAAAAAAGATACCTTTTCAGACATCTTTTTAAACAAATTAAAGTTAACAGAAAATAATTGACTTTCTTCAAACTCGATATTCAAGTTGTATTCATCAGAAATAATTGTTTTTAATTCAAATTTAAGAGAAGTTTCTTTATTAACAGGTTTAATTTTTAATAATTCATTATTAAAAAGAGAAATTTCTATATCATCATCAGGCAAAACTTTTATTATATCAGAAAACATTTTTGAGTTAACAAGTACCTTACCTTCTTCTTTAACTTCGGCTTCTTCATTACCTTTAAAAGATATAACTGAATCTGATGCTGATATGAATAATCTATTTGCAAAAGCTTCTATTACAATATTTGAAAAAATGATTGAAGAAACTCTACTTTCAACAATTGTATCAGCAATTAATATTAAATTTTCAAGTTTGAACTTTGGAATAATAAATTTCATTAAATCCTCCACGAAAATTTATAATAATAAATAACTAATTACTTCTAAAAAAAATATATAATTATAAAAAAATTTTTCTACAATTTATATAAAACTTAATCATTTCTTCTTAAATAGTATTTTAAATATTTTTGATCAATATAATTTAAATCATAAATAGTATTTATTTTAAAATCATTTTTCCCTATACGAAATAAAATAGAAAACAATCCTAAACTTTCTCTCTTATAACCTAAAAAATATATGAAATCTTTTGAATTTCTAATT
It encodes the following:
- the dnaN gene encoding DNA polymerase III subunit beta, coding for MKFIIPKFKLENLILIADTIVESRVSSIIFSNIVIEAFANRLFISASDSVISFKGNEEAEVKEEGKVLVNSKMFSDIIKVLPDDDIEISLFNNELLKIKPVNKETSLKFELKTIISDEYNLNIEFEESQLFSVNFNLFKKMSEKVSFLASDVDKYYSLNGILVEKKDDKIAFVATDKKRLAYSYQFDFDPEIKAIIPNKFFNILNKINIANDNIMFGIFPKKVILLADNILIQSFLLEPNFPEYKRIILSNCYYNVKLDLEELKKKLKMLSPLISSLDDTVIFDFNKDSLHLVYKSNEAGNVENFMSCEFRQEPITLYISYKNLNDILKVVDSEFILLEFNQNPKTIMLKPFNQDENYNLLYVFVVVNK